One Oncorhynchus kisutch isolate 150728-3 linkage group LG13, Okis_V2, whole genome shotgun sequence DNA window includes the following coding sequences:
- the LOC109901802 gene encoding sialoadhesin-like: protein MGIEKLPLRFLIHCIWLGVWGVDTSSWTAEVPDSVSGLEGSCIVIPCSFNYPEPKIKPSEFTGIWFKDTSEVIYHTDSSNVITDYRGRTELVGNLRQKNCSLRIDPLHSSDKGPFTFRIEIKDYNKASYKDDRVSIAVRDSPDPLSLTVMEVVKVGEEVSASCSVSHSCPSDSPLITWSHSGTPSIQAQQQTKGQWEETSTLTFRSSNADNNQPLVCTAAYRGGKRVKSSKTLTVKYAPVDVKVKGVSSVKEGDSVELRCSSDSNPAAHNYRWHNSRGPLPTTGPTLTLENVTRLTEALYCTAINTEGQGQSSPLKLNVEYPPEIKVDSACTSDISMVTCLCIVDSEPPSTVEWSLPAGHLPSTRVEMHGSVTMVSLQRALGFSETVHCHASNTQGNATLSFTVSTNDKMFMLYVSIGIAALVVVVILVPMSACLLTKKGGRSHSDQPVASIQDMDAAKCASSDPSTSRKEQKDTSSEILTNYYTNDQLYGNMEAEEDGDPCECVGGDDAIYGNI, encoded by the exons ATGGGGATTGAAAAATTACCGTTGCGTTTTCTTATTCATTGCATTTGGCTTGGAG TGTGGGGAGTTGATACCTCGTCATGGACTGCTGAGGTGCCCGACTCAGTCTCCGGCCTGGAGGGCTCATGCATCGTGATTCCCTGCTCATTCAACTACCCAGAACCAAAGATAAAGCCCTCTGAATTCACTGGCATCTGGTTCAAAGACACTTCTGAGGTTATCTACCACACAGACAGCTCCAACGTCATCACAGACTACAGGGGTCGTACAGAGCTGGTAGGAAACCTCAGACAGAAGAACTGCTCTCTCAGAATCGACCCCCTCCACAGCAGTGACAAAGGACCCTTTACTTTCAGGATTGAAATCAAAGACTATAACAAGGCTTCATACAAAGATGACAGAGTCTCCATTGCAGTGAGGG ACTCTCCAgaccccctctctctgacagtgATGGAGGTGGTGAAGGTGGGGGAGGAGGTATCTGCCTCCTGCTCTGTGTCTCACTCCTGCCCATCTGATTCCCCTCTCATCACCTGGAGCCACTCTGGAACACCCAGCATCCAAGCACAGCAGCAGACCAAGGGCCAGTGGGAAGAGACATCAACCCTGACCTTTAGATCCAGCAACGCTGATAACAACCAGCCTCTAGTCTGCACAGCAGCAtacaggggagggaagagagtgaAAAGCTCCAAGACGCTAACTGTGAAAT ATGCCCCAGTGGATGTGAAGGTTAAGGGAGTGTCCAGTGTGAAGGAGGGAGACTCTGTAGAGCTGAGATGCTCCAGTGACAGTAACCCTGCTGCCCACAACTACCGTTGGCACAACAGCAGAGGACCTCTGCCCACCACTGGACCCACACTCACACTGGAGAATGTGACCAGACTCACTGAAGCCCTCTACTGCACTGCCATCAATACAGAGGGACAAGGCCAATCCAGCCCACTGAAGCTCAACGTAGAGT ACCCCCCTGAGATCAAAGTGGACTCTGCCTGCACTTCAGACATCTCTATGGTAACATGTCTGTGCATTGTGGATTCAGAGCCCCCCAGCACTGTGGAGTGGTCTCTTCCAGCAGGACACCTGCCCAGTACCAGGGTGGAGATGCATGGGTCAGTTACCATGGTTAGCCTACAGAGGGCACTAGGCTTCTCAGAGACCGTCCACTGCCATGCCAGCAACACACAGGGCAATGCCACCTTGTCCTTCACTGTGTCTACAAATG ATAAGATGTTCATGCTGTACGTTTCAATTGGTATTGCTgcattagtggtggtggtaatacTAGTTCCCATGTCAGCTTGCCTATTGACTAAGAAGGG TGGGAGGAGTCATAGTGACCAGCCAGTAGCCAGTATACAGGACATGGATGCAGCCAAGTGTGCTTCCTCAGATCCCTCAACATCAAG gaaagagcagaAAGACACCAGCAGTGAAATCCTCACAAACTACTACACCAACGATCAGCTATATGGCAACATGGAG